In one Haloplanus salinus genomic region, the following are encoded:
- a CDS encoding molybdopterin synthase, whose translation MKTLNLVGPGAVDLADRLVPRLDGRVATVETLPETAARDTDAGAAYGLSADGSWIGAGDGHTLSDLLDSLVPDFDYALTAGFDAARLPTVAIGDAAADALVTLPDADATLDPVLDAAADVEPRVTLESLVQRAKASPLAERSGAIATFTGRVRVKDSENDARTTQLAFEKYEGVAADRMRTIREELEARDGVFEVLMHHRTGVLREGEDIVFVVVLAGHRTEAFRAVEDGINRLKDEVPIFKKESTEEAEFWIHERP comes from the coding sequence ATGAAGACGCTCAACCTCGTCGGTCCCGGTGCCGTCGACCTCGCCGACAGACTCGTCCCCCGGTTGGACGGTCGGGTCGCCACCGTCGAAACGCTCCCCGAGACGGCCGCCCGCGACACCGACGCCGGCGCGGCCTACGGCCTTTCGGCCGACGGTTCGTGGATCGGCGCGGGCGACGGCCACACGCTCTCCGACCTACTCGACTCGCTCGTCCCCGACTTCGACTACGCCCTCACCGCCGGCTTCGACGCCGCCCGCCTCCCGACGGTCGCCATCGGCGACGCCGCGGCCGACGCTCTCGTGACGCTTCCCGACGCCGACGCGACTCTCGACCCCGTCCTCGACGCCGCCGCCGACGTCGAGCCCCGGGTCACCCTCGAATCGCTCGTCCAGCGGGCGAAGGCGTCGCCCCTCGCGGAACGCTCGGGCGCCATCGCGACGTTCACCGGTCGCGTCCGCGTGAAGGACTCCGAGAACGACGCCCGGACCACGCAGCTGGCGTTCGAGAAGTACGAGGGCGTTGCCGCCGACCGGATGCGGACCATCCGCGAGGAACTCGAGGCCCGCGACGGCGTCTTCGAGGTGTTGATGCACCATCGTACCGGCGTCCTCCGCGAAGGCGAGGACATCGTGTTCGTCGTCGTCCTCGCCGGCCACCGGACGGAGGCCTTCCGCGCCGTCGAGGACGGCATCAACCGACTCAAAGACGAGGTGCCGATCTTCAAGAAGGAGTCGACCGAAGAGGCGGAGTTCTGGATCCACGAGCGGCCCTGA
- the pyrH gene encoding UMP kinase produces MRVVISIGGSVLAPGLDAGRVAGHAAAVERLVEADCEVGAVVGGGGVARDYIGAARRLDANEVQLDQIGIDVTRINARLLISALGDRAAPSPAHEYEGAGEALRRGDVAVMGGVMPGQTTDAVAAALAEYVDADLLVYATSVDGVFSADPDADPDAEQHARLTGTELVDLVAPMSRGAGASAPVDLLAAKLIERSKMRTVVLDGTDPERVAAAVLHGDHSGTDVVPEGSHDPERWT; encoded by the coding sequence ATGCGAGTGGTCATCTCCATCGGCGGGAGCGTCCTCGCCCCTGGCCTCGACGCCGGCCGCGTCGCGGGCCACGCGGCGGCGGTCGAACGTCTCGTCGAGGCGGACTGCGAGGTCGGCGCGGTAGTCGGCGGCGGCGGCGTCGCCCGCGACTACATCGGGGCGGCACGGCGTCTCGACGCCAACGAGGTACAGCTGGACCAGATCGGCATCGACGTGACGCGGATCAACGCGCGCCTGCTGATCTCGGCGCTCGGCGACCGCGCCGCCCCGTCGCCCGCCCACGAGTACGAGGGCGCGGGCGAGGCCCTCCGCCGCGGCGACGTGGCCGTCATGGGTGGCGTCATGCCCGGACAGACGACCGACGCCGTCGCCGCGGCGCTCGCGGAGTACGTCGACGCCGACCTGCTGGTCTACGCCACGAGCGTCGACGGGGTGTTCAGCGCCGATCCCGACGCCGATCCCGACGCCGAACAGCACGCCCGACTCACGGGCACGGAACTGGTCGACCTCGTCGCCCCGATGAGCCGCGGCGCCGGCGCGTCGGCGCCGGTCGATCTGCTGGCGGCGAAACTCATCGAGCGCTCGAAGATGCGGACCGTCGTCCTCGACGGTACCGACCCCGAACGCGTCGCCGCGGCCGTCCTCCACGGCGATCACTCCGGAACCGACGTGGTTCCGGAGGGGAGCCACGACCCGGAGCGGTGGACATGA
- the lysS gene encoding lysine--tRNA ligase: MNDGHNAFWADDVADEIEARNPDDPVVIKGGVSPSGVPHLGHFNEIMRGYFVAAVLRERGHEVRQVFTSDDRDALRSVPRTLADSDWTLVGLGDVDAGALGRNLGVPYTDIPDPFGDHESYGDHFTDLLARSAEAVGVEVDLVSNTDYYESGAFEAVTREVLEKRDLAREVLAEYQDGVDEDYVPFMPQCSACGKLTQDVRGVDLDAGTVAYRCSGLDAGGDHIDGCGHEGTATFREGKLPWRFEWPAQWKVLGVDFEPFGKDHAEGSWPSGEDIARRVLDVEPPVPMTYEWFTLNGDPLSSSAGNVVTVDEVLSLLEPEVLRYFFVRNPKRAKDFDVERIDLLVDEFDRFERVYFGEEADADLGPLAERAYPLLVDEVREERVRLPYTFAAVLGMTDDRGLRVRMARNQGFIHDDTPEWAIEAALKRVERARTWAERTNNAYDYRLQAELPATDLDDDTLAALDELADFVAEGHDGEEIQGQMYEIPRDHGVEVGDFFAAGYRLFFDDTEGPRLGEFLGELDESFVVRRLRREG, from the coding sequence ATGAACGACGGTCACAACGCGTTCTGGGCCGACGACGTCGCGGACGAAATCGAGGCCCGGAACCCCGACGACCCGGTCGTCATCAAGGGCGGCGTCTCGCCCTCGGGCGTCCCCCACCTCGGCCATTTCAACGAGATTATGCGTGGCTACTTCGTCGCCGCCGTTCTCCGCGAACGCGGTCACGAGGTCCGACAGGTGTTCACGAGCGACGACCGCGACGCCCTGCGGAGCGTCCCCCGGACCCTCGCCGACTCGGACTGGACCCTCGTCGGCCTCGGCGACGTGGACGCCGGCGCCCTCGGGCGCAACCTCGGCGTTCCGTACACGGACATCCCCGATCCCTTCGGCGACCACGAGTCCTACGGCGACCACTTCACCGACCTGTTGGCCCGGAGCGCCGAAGCCGTCGGCGTCGAGGTCGATCTCGTCTCGAACACCGACTACTACGAGTCCGGAGCGTTCGAGGCCGTCACCCGCGAGGTGTTGGAGAAGCGCGACCTGGCCCGCGAGGTCCTCGCCGAGTATCAAGACGGCGTCGACGAGGATTACGTCCCCTTCATGCCCCAGTGTTCGGCGTGTGGAAAGCTGACACAGGACGTTCGCGGCGTCGACCTCGACGCGGGAACGGTCGCGTACCGCTGTTCCGGCCTCGACGCCGGCGGCGATCACATCGACGGCTGTGGGCACGAGGGGACCGCTACGTTCCGGGAGGGCAAACTCCCGTGGCGCTTCGAGTGGCCGGCCCAGTGGAAGGTGCTCGGGGTCGACTTCGAACCCTTCGGGAAGGACCACGCGGAGGGCTCGTGGCCGAGCGGCGAGGACATCGCCCGCCGGGTGTTGGACGTCGAACCGCCGGTGCCGATGACCTACGAGTGGTTTACGCTCAACGGCGACCCCCTCTCGTCGTCGGCGGGCAACGTCGTCACCGTCGACGAGGTGCTCTCCCTCCTCGAACCCGAGGTGTTGCGCTACTTCTTCGTCCGGAACCCCAAGCGTGCGAAGGACTTCGACGTGGAGCGTATCGACCTCCTCGTCGACGAGTTCGATCGCTTCGAGCGCGTCTACTTCGGGGAGGAGGCGGACGCGGACCTCGGACCGCTCGCCGAACGGGCCTACCCCCTTCTCGTCGACGAGGTGCGCGAGGAACGCGTGCGCCTGCCGTACACGTTCGCGGCGGTGCTGGGGATGACCGACGACCGAGGCCTCCGGGTGCGGATGGCGCGCAATCAGGGCTTTATCCACGACGACACGCCCGAGTGGGCGATAGAGGCCGCCCTCAAGCGGGTCGAGCGCGCACGCACGTGGGCCGAGCGCACGAACAACGCGTACGACTACCGCCTACAGGCCGAGTTGCCCGCGACCGACCTCGACGACGACACCCTCGCGGCGCTCGACGAGCTGGCGGACTTCGTGGCGGAGGGTCACGACGGCGAGGAGATACAGGGGCAGATGTACGAGATTCCCCGCGACCACGGCGTCGAGGTGGGCGATTTCTTCGCCGCGGGCTACCGGCTCTTCTTCGACGACACGGAGGGGCCGCGGCTCGGGGAGTTCCTCGGCGAACTCGACGAGTCGTTCGTAGTGCGACGGCTCCGCCGCGAGGGGTAG
- a CDS encoding cupin domain-containing protein, whose amino-acid sequence MDIRSYDDTEMTEAVPDVFLSQLAAGEKTSVQGYVIDPGAEVPEHSHPHEQAGYAWRGEAVFVIDGEEHVVSAADSYVIPGGDPHRVENRGDEPFAGVDVFSPPRTDPDWQE is encoded by the coding sequence ATGGATATCCGTTCGTACGACGACACCGAGATGACGGAAGCGGTGCCGGACGTGTTTCTCTCGCAACTGGCCGCGGGCGAGAAGACGAGCGTCCAGGGATACGTCATCGACCCCGGCGCCGAGGTCCCGGAGCACAGTCACCCGCACGAACAGGCGGGTTACGCCTGGCGCGGCGAGGCGGTGTTCGTCATCGACGGCGAGGAGCACGTCGTCTCGGCCGCCGACTCCTACGTCATCCCCGGCGGCGACCCCCACCGGGTCGAGAACCGCGGGGACGAACCGTTCGCGGGCGTCGACGTCTTCAGCCCGCCACGAACCGATCCCGACTGGCAGGAGTAG
- a CDS encoding DUF192 domain-containing protein, translating into MARIVHDGGDADADVRVLATNVTVADSFLAKARGLMFRRSFPDGSALVFPFDGTAARTLHMVAVPLDIDAVWLRGERVERVARLSAWTGVGRATADTVIELPAGAAAGVHEGDTVRIDSE; encoded by the coding sequence ATGGCACGCATCGTCCACGACGGCGGCGACGCCGACGCCGACGTTCGCGTTCTCGCCACGAACGTGACCGTCGCCGACTCGTTTCTCGCTAAGGCCCGTGGACTCATGTTCCGTCGCTCCTTTCCCGACGGCTCGGCGCTCGTCTTCCCGTTCGACGGCACCGCCGCCCGCACCCTCCACATGGTGGCCGTCCCCCTCGACATCGACGCGGTCTGGCTTCGCGGCGAACGGGTCGAACGCGTCGCCCGCCTGTCCGCGTGGACGGGCGTCGGGCGCGCCACCGCCGACACGGTGATCGAACTCCCCGCGGGCGCCGCCGCCGGGGTGCATGAGGGAGACACCGTCCGGATCGACTCCGAGTGA
- a CDS encoding zinc ribbon domain-containing protein, with the protein MDGDDRGCPKCGHTETDVGEISTTGGGLSKMFDIQTNAFRVVSCTNCGYSELYRDAGGRGSDIVDVFLG; encoded by the coding sequence ATGGACGGAGACGACCGCGGCTGTCCGAAGTGTGGCCACACCGAGACCGACGTGGGCGAGATTTCGACCACCGGCGGCGGCCTCAGTAAGATGTTCGACATCCAGACCAACGCCTTCAGAGTGGTCTCGTGTACCAACTGCGGCTATTCGGAGCTGTACCGCGACGCGGGCGGGCGGGGAAGCGACATCGTCGACGTGTTCCTCGGGTAG
- a CDS encoding DUF7097 family protein, giving the protein MERTPTGTPVGVDDPYAHADRCDHLTGDGRCRFALEHDGDSGKRRPPSSEGHSPSGSRPEADDSRPSAGDDPAFAAARRADGYDCVVAGDADWADCPHYRSTTDGRECRRCGLDEVRMAHEDARPLLEEHHLSYGGSGGDDDRDDPAHEITVALCRWCHAKVHAGWARIDDDVNPDTEALAAREERRSKEQAEFGFRTAAERDGRDGR; this is encoded by the coding sequence ATGGAGCGGACCCCGACGGGCACGCCGGTCGGCGTGGACGACCCCTACGCCCACGCGGACCGTTGCGATCACCTGACTGGCGACGGTCGGTGCCGGTTCGCGCTCGAACACGACGGCGACAGCGGGAAACGGCGTCCCCCGAGCAGCGAGGGACACAGTCCCTCGGGCAGTCGGCCGGAGGCCGACGACAGCCGGCCGTCGGCCGGCGACGACCCCGCGTTCGCGGCCGCCCGCCGTGCCGACGGCTACGACTGCGTCGTCGCCGGCGACGCCGACTGGGCGGACTGCCCGCACTACCGCTCGACGACCGACGGCCGCGAATGTCGGCGCTGCGGACTCGACGAAGTGCGGATGGCCCACGAGGACGCCCGCCCCCTGCTGGAAGAACACCACCTCTCGTACGGCGGGTCGGGGGGCGACGACGACCGCGACGACCCGGCCCACGAGATCACCGTCGCGCTGTGTCGCTGGTGTCACGCGAAGGTCCACGCCGGATGGGCGCGCATCGACGACGACGTGAACCCCGACACGGAGGCGCTGGCGGCCCGCGAGGAGCGCCGGAGCAAGGAGCAAGCGGAGTTCGGCTTCCGGACCGCGGCGGAGCGCGACGGCCGCGACGGGCGCTGA
- a CDS encoding GMP synthase subunit A gives MTRIVVVDNHGQFTHLEHRALRDAGVDTDIVDNTTPPEDLDADGLVLSGGPDMDRIGRCAEYLELDVPVLGICLGMQIMATQLDGAVDAGDYGGYADVTVRIVDADDPVVGSLAPETRVWASHADEVVDLPTGFAHTATSDVCDIEAMSDADRDLYGVQWHPEVAHTEEGEELFANFIERCR, from the coding sequence ATGACCCGAATCGTCGTCGTCGACAACCACGGCCAGTTCACGCACCTGGAACACCGGGCACTCCGGGACGCGGGCGTGGACACGGACATCGTCGACAACACGACCCCGCCCGAGGACTTAGACGCCGACGGCCTCGTCCTCTCGGGCGGGCCCGACATGGACCGGATCGGCCGCTGTGCGGAGTATCTGGAGCTCGACGTGCCCGTCCTCGGTATCTGCCTCGGCATGCAGATCATGGCCACCCAGCTCGACGGCGCCGTCGACGCCGGCGACTACGGCGGCTACGCCGACGTGACGGTCCGCATCGTCGACGCGGACGACCCCGTGGTCGGATCGCTCGCCCCCGAGACGCGCGTGTGGGCGAGCCACGCCGACGAAGTGGTCGACCTCCCCACCGGCTTCGCCCACACCGCGACGAGCGACGTCTGCGACATCGAGGCGATGAGCGACGCGGACCGCGACCTCTACGGCGTCCAGTGGCACCCCGAAGTGGCCCACACCGAGGAGGGGGAGGAGCTGTTCGCGAACTTCATCGAGCGCTGTCGCTGA
- a CDS encoding DUF2070 family protein — MTATQSDLAGLSRYIFTAPSWYASLGFALAIAALAGIAAFDSGVSDPTWRNLLILGRDAWQGIFFIGLPTIIASVGTTGVDRFVGGKLTPNRSSLLALLCELILVAIVIGAGIVALVTPLGQTFVYDALVIALASIFAFRLLVVMAVSQSSLLIAAVPASLQTLVSALFLFVYSGTVRFLELGGPLVDAYLMPYLSRASEAPPELWIIDAHHFQLLAVTCAIYAGAVYVFIRVIDRPWQRSLGVSVLDFIRGFVGHVAEGSRELEDFFEKLGEEAVVPVTVLAFRRPNGTQKARFVLPMIHPGPMGEIGGGNFPVRVAEHTDGLVFPPHATAGHDFNLVTEREVDAILDAIDDAQAKLTYSAAASRSVRTQAGEASMLGQAFGDAALLVATYAPGFADDVEYGVGLSAATEARTAGLDDVLLVDAHNSNNGLQGEDLGHVTPGSQRAFDMIAAAKHTGERLCEAPTGPLRLGVAWERTDWDSLDGIGPLGVRVAVVGVDDQYTAYVLVDGNNMVPGLRGRVVDAVTAHDRIDAVEVMTTDTHIVNTVEADNQVGSAIDHGEFVTTVERLVDAAVGDLEPVEAGLATERATVTVFGNDRTETLASHANAVVSMGGALAAVIILVAVAVSVLIFFLT; from the coding sequence ATGACGGCGACCCAGTCCGACCTCGCGGGCCTGTCGCGGTACATTTTCACTGCGCCGAGCTGGTACGCCAGCCTCGGGTTCGCCCTCGCTATCGCGGCGCTGGCCGGTATCGCCGCCTTCGACTCCGGCGTCAGCGACCCGACCTGGCGCAACCTGCTCATCCTCGGACGAGACGCCTGGCAAGGCATCTTCTTCATCGGGCTCCCGACGATCATCGCCTCCGTCGGGACGACCGGCGTCGACCGGTTCGTCGGCGGGAAGCTGACGCCGAACCGGTCGTCGCTGCTCGCCCTCCTCTGTGAGCTCATCCTCGTCGCCATCGTCATCGGCGCCGGCATCGTCGCCCTGGTCACGCCGCTCGGGCAGACGTTCGTCTACGACGCCCTCGTCATCGCACTGGCCTCCATCTTCGCCTTTCGCCTGCTGGTCGTCATGGCCGTCTCGCAGTCCTCGCTGCTCATCGCGGCGGTGCCCGCGAGCCTCCAGACCCTCGTCTCCGCGCTCTTCCTGTTCGTCTACAGCGGGACCGTCCGGTTTCTGGAGCTCGGCGGCCCCCTTGTCGACGCCTACCTGATGCCCTACCTCTCGCGGGCCTCGGAGGCGCCGCCGGAGCTCTGGATCATCGACGCTCACCACTTCCAGTTGCTCGCGGTTACGTGCGCCATCTACGCCGGCGCCGTCTACGTCTTCATCCGGGTGATCGACCGCCCCTGGCAGCGGAGCCTCGGCGTCTCCGTCCTCGATTTCATCCGTGGCTTCGTCGGCCACGTCGCCGAGGGGTCACGGGAACTGGAGGACTTCTTCGAGAAACTCGGCGAGGAGGCCGTCGTCCCCGTGACCGTCCTCGCCTTCCGGCGCCCGAACGGGACGCAGAAGGCGCGGTTCGTCCTGCCGATGATCCACCCCGGACCGATGGGCGAAATCGGCGGTGGGAACTTCCCCGTCCGCGTCGCCGAACACACCGACGGCCTCGTCTTCCCACCCCACGCCACCGCCGGTCACGACTTCAACCTCGTCACCGAGCGCGAGGTGGACGCCATCCTCGACGCCATCGACGACGCACAGGCGAAGCTGACGTACTCGGCGGCGGCGAGCAGAAGCGTCCGCACGCAGGCCGGCGAGGCGTCGATGCTCGGCCAGGCGTTCGGCGACGCCGCCCTCCTCGTCGCTACCTACGCCCCCGGCTTCGCCGACGACGTGGAGTACGGCGTCGGCCTCTCGGCGGCGACGGAGGCCCGTACCGCCGGCCTCGACGACGTGCTCCTCGTCGACGCCCACAACTCGAACAACGGCCTACAGGGCGAGGACCTCGGCCACGTCACCCCCGGTAGCCAGCGCGCGTTCGACATGATCGCCGCCGCGAAACACACGGGCGAGCGGTTGTGCGAGGCGCCGACCGGCCCGCTTCGACTCGGCGTCGCGTGGGAACGCACCGACTGGGACTCCCTCGACGGCATCGGCCCCCTCGGGGTTCGGGTCGCCGTCGTCGGGGTGGACGACCAGTACACGGCGTACGTCCTCGTCGACGGGAACAACATGGTGCCCGGCCTACGGGGCCGCGTCGTCGACGCGGTGACCGCCCACGACCGCATCGACGCGGTCGAGGTGATGACGACCGACACACACATCGTCAACACCGTCGAGGCGGACAATCAGGTCGGTTCCGCCATCGACCACGGCGAGTTCGTGACGACCGTCGAGCGACTGGTCGACGCCGCCGTCGGCGACCTCGAACCGGTCGAGGCGGGGCTGGCGACCGAACGGGCGACGGTGACGGTCTTCGGCAACGACCGCACGGAGACGCTCGCCAGCCACGCCAACGCCGTCGTCTCGATGGGCGGGGCGCTCGCCGCCGTCATCATCCTCGTCGCCGTGGCGGTCAGCGTCCTGATCTTCTTCCTGACGTAG
- a CDS encoding DUF373 family protein, protein MLLVLCVDLDDDLGRKTGIETPVVGRDAVRDAAVALATADPEDSDVNVMFQGLHVLDDLRRSESEEVEVAAVTGLQGSEVRATREVGDEVDTVLAGLSTGEPVRAIVITDGAQDESVLPVIRSRVPIDSVRRVVVRQAQNLESMYYTVKQVLADPETRGTLLVPLGILLLIYPFVTIATFFDVPGAAVLGLISALLGLYTLFRGLGLESTVDGAADRVRNLLYAGRVTIITYVVAAALLIVGGAEGVQTLRTVEVGLDGSPSAVTVLAALVNGSIRWFAAAGITSSLGQVTDECLADRFKWRYLNAPFYVVAIAIVLYAVSGFLLPPVAGVTSLTLTDLAVALTVGTVLGVLSTLTFALAEARYPTGAEPA, encoded by the coding sequence GTGCTCCTGGTGCTCTGTGTCGACCTCGACGACGACCTCGGCCGGAAGACCGGCATCGAGACGCCGGTCGTCGGCCGGGACGCCGTCAGGGACGCCGCCGTCGCCCTCGCCACCGCGGACCCCGAGGACTCCGACGTGAACGTCATGTTTCAGGGGTTACACGTCCTCGACGACCTCCGCCGGAGCGAGTCCGAGGAGGTGGAAGTCGCTGCCGTCACCGGTCTCCAGGGGAGCGAGGTGCGAGCGACGCGGGAAGTCGGCGACGAGGTGGATACGGTACTCGCCGGCCTCTCGACCGGCGAACCCGTCCGTGCCATCGTGATCACCGACGGCGCACAGGACGAGTCCGTCCTGCCCGTGATCCGGTCCCGGGTCCCCATCGACAGCGTCCGCCGGGTCGTCGTCCGACAGGCCCAGAACCTGGAGTCGATGTACTACACGGTCAAGCAGGTGCTCGCCGACCCGGAGACCCGCGGGACCCTTCTGGTGCCGCTCGGTATCCTCCTGCTGATCTACCCGTTCGTCACTATCGCCACCTTCTTCGACGTCCCCGGTGCGGCCGTCCTCGGCCTCATCTCCGCGCTTCTCGGCCTGTATACGTTGTTTCGCGGGCTGGGCCTCGAATCGACGGTCGACGGCGCCGCCGACCGGGTTCGAAACCTCCTCTACGCCGGCCGCGTGACGATCATCACGTACGTCGTCGCCGCGGCGCTGCTGATCGTCGGCGGCGCCGAAGGCGTCCAGACGCTCCGGACCGTCGAGGTGGGGCTCGACGGGTCACCCTCCGCCGTGACGGTACTCGCGGCGCTCGTCAACGGTTCCATCCGGTGGTTCGCCGCCGCCGGGATCACGAGCAGCTTAGGGCAGGTGACCGACGAGTGTCTCGCCGATCGGTTCAAGTGGCGCTACCTGAACGCCCCCTTCTACGTCGTCGCCATCGCCATCGTCCTCTATGCCGTCTCGGGGTTCCTCCTCCCGCCCGTCGCCGGCGTGACGAGCCTCACCCTCACCGACCTCGCCGTGGCGCTCACCGTGGGGACGGTGCTGGGCGTCTTGAGTACCCTCACCTTCGCGCTCGCCGAGGCGCGCTACCCGACGGGTGCCGAGCCGGCCTAA
- a CDS encoding polyprenyl synthetase family protein: MEYLDRRVGLVNDRLESLVEAVEPPELAAELDHVALSGGKRVRPAVTVLACEAVGGAPEDAVDFAVGIELVHNASLVIDDIIDRSEMRRGTPSAWAEFGYGPAIVASDGLLGEAFALFSENERAMRIVAEAMVELGEGEATELVARPENEAEYMTLARRKTGVLFRAAAELGAVAGGADAFTIESLGDYAERVGVAFQIRDDVLDATADAAALGKPTGQDAEMDRPSLVQVTNLSPEAANDRAQRASNRALAALSTADTEAVDAVEYLQDLAEFVVVRER; this comes from the coding sequence ATGGAGTATCTGGATCGTCGCGTCGGGCTGGTGAACGACCGGCTGGAGTCGCTCGTCGAGGCCGTCGAACCGCCGGAACTCGCGGCGGAACTCGACCACGTCGCCCTCTCGGGCGGCAAGCGGGTCCGGCCGGCGGTGACGGTGCTCGCCTGCGAGGCCGTCGGCGGGGCGCCGGAAGACGCCGTCGACTTCGCCGTGGGGATCGAACTCGTCCACAACGCGTCGCTGGTGATCGACGACATCATCGACCGCTCGGAGATGCGACGCGGCACCCCGAGCGCGTGGGCGGAGTTCGGCTACGGCCCGGCGATCGTCGCCAGCGACGGCCTGCTCGGCGAGGCGTTCGCCCTTTTCTCGGAGAACGAACGCGCCATGCGCATCGTCGCGGAGGCGATGGTGGAACTCGGCGAGGGCGAGGCGACGGAACTGGTCGCCCGCCCCGAAAACGAGGCCGAGTACATGACGCTCGCCCGACGGAAGACGGGCGTGCTCTTCCGGGCGGCGGCGGAACTCGGCGCGGTCGCCGGGGGCGCCGACGCGTTCACCATCGAGTCGCTCGGCGACTACGCCGAACGCGTCGGCGTCGCCTTCCAGATTCGTGACGACGTGTTGGACGCCACCGCGGACGCGGCGGCGCTCGGTAAGCCGACCGGGCAGGACGCCGAGATGGACCGCCCTTCGTTGGTGCAGGTGACGAACCTCTCGCCCGAGGCGGCGAACGACCGCGCCCAACGTGCGTCCAACCGTGCGCTCGCGGCGCTGTCGACGGCCGACACCGAGGCGGTCGACGCCGTCGAGTATCTGCAGGACCTCGCGGAGTTCGTCGTCGTGCGGGAGCGTTAG